The window CTTTCTCAGCTTGTTTCTTATTGTTGCATGGCTGACCAACAAAATCAAGCCCACCAAAGAATACAGTTGATCTGAATTTGTTATTTTTCGTTTGTGTAGTTTTGTACGAAGGAGTTCCATGTCCAGCTCGAAGAAGCAATGTTTGTAGCTCGGTTTTGGAATTATCGCCACCACTTGCATCTTTTAATGCTTTTAAACCGGGAAGAAGTGCATCAGATTTACTGCCCTTTTTCAATGGTGCTATGGGCTTACGACCAACCACGAATTTACCCTCACACCGATCCTCTGAAACGAGTAATCTTACTATCGAGAGAAGCTTGTTGTGGCTTTGCATCTCTAACTTGGGATTCAGAAGCTGTGATGGGAATATACAGAACAATATAAACAACAATTTGGATGATCAAACtgacaatattttaaattttatacaaatcaaatcaaatcaaaagcAATATCTAGATAGATAGCTTATCAAACATGGATCACAAATTGACTTACCGcttaatctaaattattaagATCTTGTtcgatcttgggttatttgaataacaaatgggttgtttcaaaataatcttatttatgtAGATTATTGAAATTGGGTTATTCTGGGTAAAAATATTAgtggtataaatatattttgaaaaaatatatgtttttaaaataaagggaATTTGGTATACTGGTTGATGATATGAAAGATGTGATTGATGATGAACACTGCCTAAatgcttatttgaattaagtcaTTTAATGACTGTTACTTAAAATCACTTGGATTATTCAGATTCAGctcaaattaagttaaaaaataaaagatataaaatttGGCTTAATTTGATAACTTATGAATTGACTTAACACTGTAACTGAGTAAGAAGATTTATAAAAGGCAACTTTCagaaaattaatcaatttatttaagtaaaatagtcttttaagtACTTTTCTGTCATTAACTgcaaattttatcaaataaaattacataCGAAGTCCttcatatttaaacatttttcgtttagttttaaaaatttcttaattttcagttttatcaaacaGACCCTTAGTGTTTCGGAATACTTACTTTCATTTGAATAGCTTCGTCAAGCTCTTTCTTCAAACTCACATACGTATTTGACAACCCGGGTGTCATGAAAAATTCCAAATAACCGCCCAACATTTTCAAGTATCCATCCTTATGAAGAGAAAGAACAGTGACACCATTAAGATAAAGAAACTAGATTGCTGAATAGCAGAACATAAGAACTATGCGATGAAGAAACTTACCAAGCCCATACTAGCAACTTTTCCTCCAAATAAGAGAACCACTGAATCCGATACTGCTGTTGAATCTCGGAGAAATACAGAATTTACTTTAATCTTTTCATTGAAGACTAGCCATGGGTATGGAATTTTTTGCGCCTGAGCATTCACAGAATTCTGGAAAAAAGGAGAAGATTCCCACCTTAAATTTGCAGAATTCGCAGTTGTCGCAGAACAAGAGGGTTAGAAGATGAGAAACTTACTGAGTATAGAAGTACTTGACCATCTTCCATTGTTTTCAGTGAAATAGACTTTTCTTTGTTCTGTAATATCATGAATCATTATCAGAAGTGAGCCATAACAgctaaaaagagaaaaaatgacTAAAATGGAAATATGTAAAACAACTAACCATAACGGAACATATGCCAGGGAAAAGACCAGAGCAGATAACAGCCCGTACAAGGTGTTCATCATGACTCCATGTATTGCAAGCTTCaatgttattatcaataaaaccAGCATCTCTAAGAAGATATGAAAACTGCTTTCGAAGAGAATCAATGGCCTTAAGAGTTTGTGCAGAAAGGAAATTTCTCCAACAGAACTCATTGCCAGATCGCTCTTTCTCAGCAACTTTCCACCCCTCATAGGCCCGGACAAGGGCAATATGGTCACTGTAATCATGAGCAGAGAACTTCGCCCTTGCAGATTCCGCAAGCTGCATGTGAGGGCAAAATATTAAGACTGGTAGAAATATTGCACATGAGAAGTGAACGGAAAAGTAAGAAGTGTTCTTACTTCCTTCTTGTCAAAAGGCATCAAGAATGGATCTCTAACGCTTAGACCAGCAACGACTGTCATTATGGGATCAAGGCAGTTGAAAATAGCCCCCAACAATAGCATTTTCCCTAGCTTGGGCTCCACTGGAAGCATTGATAAGTTTTGTCCTGCAGGCAACAAGAACAGTACATGTTCCTTATCTATTGCATATTTTCAAACCAAAATACACATGGATGCAGAAAAATCTGAATCCAAAAACATGTGGATGAGATTATGTTTGTAAATTAAACTTAGACAGATTCAAAAATGTATTGGCTGTTAATCATATGGACCCGAATCCGGATATAGAACATAAAttataagtgtttccaaatggggcaCCACTTTTGATGTTGATGCTTTGCCTTTGGAAACTCTGTATTTTGTCAATGTGACAAAATCATGATCCCAATGGAAAATCACCAaaagttaaaacttaaaatgaatttttcgTTTAGATATACGATTGTTTTCTTTATGatccatatttttttcttcatttagtataaaatttatttttgtatgataCTCCACATGATTTTCTAGATAATTGTGATTCTTTACATGCATAACAATGTAATTTTTCCGGATcataaaatgtgataacaaaTAGGCCTAGTATTGTGAAATACAAGATCCCCTTACCTAATACAGTCAAATTTTCATCCTCATCCAATGCCCCGATGATTTTTAAGTACTCAACAGCATTTTGAACCTGATAGAAAAGAAAATTCATGGATAAGCAAGcccctaaaatatatatacgtgGCACATTGCCTATCCAGTTTAGCATAAGTTGAAACATACAGATAGAGGTTCAGGTGACTGCAAAGCCCTAGATAGGAACTCGGAAATACTCCCCAATTTCAAGCTTTTAATTTGCAAACAAAGGGACTGTAGGGGAGTCCTCAAAAGTTCTGGTAGTTGATAATCAGCAAATGAATCATACACACATCGGGGATAGAGATGGTAACTCTCGCCTGGTTGAACACGACCAGCTCTTCCTCTTCTCTATAAAGAATGGAGAAAACACTGTTATAAAATACTCATTCGATTATAAATACTCACATGATCTCAGTTTAAATTTCGCAATATACCTGTCGTGCAGAAGCCTTTGAAATCCAAGATGGGAGCAAACAAGGGGTATTGTTAAGAGCATCATATGAAGTCTCTTTTGCCTTTCCACAATCAACAACGAAAACCACATCATTAATCGTGATACTTGTTTCCGCCATATTAGTAGCCAATACAATTTTTCTGATCCCCTCTTCAGGTTTATCAAATATCAGCttctgaaataaataaataatactcgACTATGAGAAAGAGAGAATTGAAAAAACTGAATTCGATTTCAGAAAACAGTTGACCTGCTCTGAGCTGGCCATGGAGCCATGACATGCAAGGAGCAACACTCTGCTTGAATCTCCTAGAAGTGGATTAGACTGAAGCTGCTCTTTTAAAGAGTTTATGTCATCCCATCCAGTCATAAATACCAAAACAGCACCAGGTCTCCCTTTCGTAACAATATGACAAAGTACATGCTCGATGAGGTTAAATCCGATTGTATCAGGATTCCAACAAGCTAAAGACTCTTGAGTTCGTAAATTGTAGTTTCTAAAATCAGCAGCTTCAAGCGCTTCCTATTCCAATGGCAGCATTACACATTTAAGAAGAAGACTAGACATAGGATCGAAGTCGAGAAAGGGGTTATGAGACAACATAAATATACCTCTACTGATGAAGCAATTTGGGTCTTCCTCTTTTTGAGAGTTTGCTTTTGCATTCTCCATGATTTATCTTGACCATAATTATCAAGCTGGTTGTATGAAGTCAGCCTATATCCGGTGGTTTCCAAAATGCTCTCAAGGAAATGACTCCTAACAGGATATGTAAATCCCTAGGAGGAGAAAGATTGCATCCACAAATACACAAGAATATAAggtaaaaaaattgtttccCAAAATATACAATGCATTTTACTATCAATCCGCCAAAGTTCCTCAAAAGTAAAATGGGCAatgaacaataattttaaaatataagctATGGAGAGGAAACCAATTTAACTTGGCCTGATGGATTAgttgggccttgtttgataaaagTTTATCATTTCATCAACAAAAATACCAAATTACTCTTACTTTATTgttatagcattttaaatattcagtacaaagcatattatagtaatttaacccaaataatccactttttttatcaaacaagttttttttaaaatggattatttaacaaaaaagaAAACCTACATCAAATAAGCTCTTGTTAAATCAACATCTTAGATCACTTGCTCAAGAATTGGTATAGACATTGTTTGTATTTACAGAAGTCATCATGCAACAACtctattaatacaaactttaaccTTTCAGAAAAGAAAGGGGTAACATTTTAAAGTTATATAGGTGGTTTATGCAAAGACAGTCCCATCACCTACTATTTGAAAAAAGAACCAAGATCAATGGGTGGTTTTCAAGAATAATCAAATTTCGGTTTATACTGAAAACAATTCTAGCCAATGCACTCATCTCTTAGATGTGGTTTTTACACCCTAATAATACTCACAGGAATATGGATCATAGGAGCGCCACCAAAGTATGAAGAAAAAAGTTCCGCATTCAATGTTGCGCTCATCAGAATCAATCTTAACTCCGGCTTTCGAGCTAGCAGATCCTTTAGAACGATGATGAGAAAGTCTGGTTGAAAGATACAAGCATCATGATGTTAATTCACTAATCGTTGAATACATCAAAGGAAACTAAACCTAGATATCTGACTTTTTTTAGACTAGTTTTTCTCTTCCAGGAGGAGATTAGCACAAAGCATACATATCTCATCAATTACCTTCATTCATCCCTCGTTCATGTATCTCATCAACAATTACATGAGTTACCCCATCCAATTTTCTGTCAACAAGTAGCCTCCTCAATAATATCCCTGTTGTGCAAAATAGAAGGCGGGTATCCCTTCCTTTCATTCCTTCTAATCGAACTTTATAACCAACCTTAGAAAAAGATAAGAAAATGAATACAGAAATCATCTTTATTTCTAGTGCTCGTTTGATCTTGAGtttttgggttttaaaaaaaaaactcacatcACTCTTCTTTCAATCAAcaaatcacttaattcatcaactaaaataccaaaatactcttactactttataaaatttaaattttaaatacaaagggttattttagtaattaaatccaaattatctaaaatagcccactttttcatcaaaagaAGATTTGTTCAAATAAACCCATAAAAACcccaaataacccaagatcaaacaagctcctaaTGGCTCTGACAAAatgaacatatttaaaatggaacaaaaaagggaaaaaaataccGATTCCCCTAAGCTCTCCCCACGCTCTGCTGCAACTCTCTCGGAAACAGACATAGCGGATATTCTCCTAGGCTGGGTACAAATAATATTACAGAAAGATCCACGACCAGCTTCAATTTCAGATTCTAAGATGTACTGTGGAAGTTGTGTGGTTTTACCACACCCTGTTTCACCTGACACAACCACCACCTGCAAAATTGGGGTACATTTAGCCAACATATTATGGTGAGAAATGTAACTTCTTGATTCATTTGAACTGCGCTAATACAAGatcttttaactttttatatgcTTCAACTATTCTTTTAACCAGGGTGTCCAGGGTAACAGAAAGGGAGTATTAGCACACCTCGACTAATCCCCATATAGTTTACATTTCGTGCACCTCAACTTTTTATATAGTTTACATTCCATTCAATAGTCCATATCCTACTACTATATATACCATAACATCACATTTGCTTTATTTAAGTAAccattacataaaaaaaataaaaagaagaaacaacAATTTAAAGCATGGCACCTGATTTTGTGAAATAGCACTTAATAGTGTTTCCCTCTCCTTATAGGAAGGAAGAGTTTGACGAAACTGGAACATCTTCTGACCTTCTGGTGATTCCTACAATAAAGATACTCATTAAACAACGTCTAGACAAACAAATGAAATCTATAAGAGCATTTTGTGGACAAGATGGCTTAAAACTGGGTAACACATAACTGGCATTCTATAAATGTGAAAACAATCAACCAACACACATTTAAAGTTGATATTTACTTATAATATCTAGATGCAAAGCCAAACAAAGcctaagttaattaataaaattttctcttATATTCAGAACCTTACATAACCTCCAACAATGGGT is drawn from Impatiens glandulifera chromosome 3, dImpGla2.1, whole genome shotgun sequence and contains these coding sequences:
- the LOC124933089 gene encoding DExH-box ATP-dependent RNA helicase DExH3-like codes for the protein MFTGDTSRLLNSSQQQHLPFTNAMPCSISIHNHLWSRTSYLTLSLWKPKSSIAASNISLQLTRRLHFLPTFQPQQGLDCSSSAGRFLLKGRRSSSFPFVCSAALPSVSSPVRNKKRGNTLFPNHFQQQFGYGRLAYDEYASEDESDREVDSQKLGASTLDNVEEWKWKFTMLMRSEHEQEVISREKKDRRDFDQISALATRMGLYCRQYSKVVVFSKVQLPNYRPDLDDKRPQREVILPNGLQREVDTHLKEYISSKKAEMEKFSGDAFPGSRIGTGLNEVDEQEEPSTQKRVISDTILRRRSLQLRDKQQVWKESPEGQKMFQFRQTLPSYKERETLLSAISQNQVVVVSGETGCGKTTQLPQYILESEIEAGRGSFCNIICTQPRRISAMSVSERVAAERGESLGESVGYKVRLEGMKGRDTRLLFCTTGILLRRLLVDRKLDGVTHVIVDEIHERGMNEDFLIIVLKDLLARKPELRLILMSATLNAELFSSYFGGAPMIHIPGFTYPVRSHFLESILETTGYRLTSYNQLDNYGQDKSWRMQKQTLKKRKTQIASSVEEALEAADFRNYNLRTQESLACWNPDTIGFNLIEHVLCHIVTKGRPGAVLVFMTGWDDINSLKEQLQSNPLLGDSSRVLLLACHGSMASSEQKLIFDKPEEGIRKIVLATNMAETSITINDVVFVVDCGKAKETSYDALNNTPCLLPSWISKASARQRRGRAGRVQPGESYHLYPRCVYDSFADYQLPELLRTPLQSLCLQIKSLKLGSISEFLSRALQSPEPLSVQNAVEYLKIIGALDEDENLTVLGQNLSMLPVEPKLGKMLLLGAIFNCLDPIMTVVAGLSVRDPFLMPFDKKELAESARAKFSAHDYSDHIALVRAYEGWKVAEKERSGNEFCWRNFLSAQTLKAIDSLRKQFSYLLRDAGFIDNNIEACNTWSHDEHLVRAVICSGLFPGICSVMNKEKSISLKTMEDGQVLLYSNSVNAQAQKIPYPWLVFNEKIKVNSVFLRDSTAVSDSVVLLFGGKVASMGLDGYLKMLGGYLEFFMTPGLSNTYVSLKKELDEAIQMKLLNPKLEMQSHNKLLSIVRLLVSEDRCEGKFVVGRKPIAPLKKGSKSDALLPGLKALKDASGGDNSKTELQTLLLRAGHGTPSYKTTQTKNNKFRSTVFFGGLDFVGQPCNNKKQAEKDAASQALLWLLGETQSAPQVTVVDHMSTFLNKTGRRRRRSGKGRSMEEDWD